A genome region from Arachis duranensis cultivar V14167 chromosome 8, aradu.V14167.gnm2.J7QH, whole genome shotgun sequence includes the following:
- the LOC127741280 gene encoding annexin D3-like, which produces MASLIVPLPSFLPPPEEDCARLKKASESFLRDEKTIVSILGHRSAEQIKVVKETYQHLYNHSLLDDLNSKLSGDLKNALVLWVHEPEVRHAMLANKALKAMTNKIKELQVVVEIACGNKTLYVNAVREAYIDLYGCTIEEDILDCVYDMPLKKVRT; this is translated from the exons ATGGCCTCATTGATTGTGCCACTTCCAAGTTTTCTGCCTCCTCCTGAAGAAGACTGTGCACGACTCAAAAAAGCTTCAGAGT CATTCTTAAGAGATGAGAAAACAATAGTGTCAATTTTGGGACACAGGAGTGCTGAGCAAATAAAAGTAGTGAAAGAAACTTATCAACACCTCTACAATCACTCCCTTCTTGATGATCTCAATTCTAAACTCTCTGGTGATTTAAAA AATGCCCTAGTTCTCTGGGTTCATGAACCTGAAGTAAGGCATGCAATGTTGGCAAACAAAGCATTGAAGGCTATGACTAATAAGATTAAAGAACTACAAGTTGTGGTTGAAATAGCATGTGGTAATAAAACTCTGTATGTTAATGCTGTGAGAGAAGCTTATATTGATCTCTATGGTTGCACAATTGAGGAGGACATTCTAGATTGTGTTTATGATATGCCACTTAAAAAGGTGAGAACATAA
- the LOC107462888 gene encoding annexin D3-like, which yields MHEAIRKRRLDDDSFLWILSTRSISQLRETFATYQQLFDHSLEQDIANCGEDDLENLLIAAIRCTCNPEKHFAKVIRESMIGIGTDEESLNRAIVSRAEVDMLKIEIEYAAMFDSNLVKDVCGDTSGSYQNFLMTLMGKDPLE from the exons ATGCATGAAGCCATTAGGAAAAGGAGATTAGATGATGATAGCTTTCTTTGGATACTTTCCACCAGATCCATTTCACAGCTCCGGGAAACTTTTGCAACTTACCAACAACTCTTTGACCACTCATTGGAGCAg gACATAGCAAATTGTGGCGAGGATGATTTAGAAAATCTGTTAATTGCAGCAATACGGTGCACATGCAATCCTGAAAAACATTTTGCAAAG GTTATAAGAGAATCTATGATTGGGATTGGAACCGATGAAGAATCGCTGAACAGAGCAATTGTGAGTAGAGCAGAAGTTGACATGttgaaaatagaaattgaaTATGCTGCCATGTTTGACTCCAACCTTGTAAAAGATGTCTGTGGAGATACCTCAGGAAGCTATCAAAATTTCTTGATGACTTTGATGGGGAAAGATCCTCTTGAATAA
- the LOC107462930 gene encoding annexin D4, with amino-acid sequence MELNQELEALTQALSGHGVEENALVTTLGKWDPLEREAFRKKTPNLFIEDKERHFQRWDDHYARLLKHEFVRFKNTVMLWSMHPWERDARLVKEAIKKGKASYGVLVEIACTRSSEELLGARKAYHSLFDHSIEEDVASHIHGIDRKLLVALVSAYRYEGPKIKNEHAKSEAKIIYDVIKNAHKKPINEDDEVIRILATRSKPHLKALYNHYKDISGKNLDEDLDDIRFKEAVQCLCTPQIYFCKVLDSALKIDVDKNTKKALGRVIVTRADIDIKEIMADYNNLYGVTLPHKIQDIAKGNYKDFLLNLIARGSN; translated from the exons ATGGAACTCAATCAAGAGTTAGAAGCTCTCACCCAAGCACTCTCAG GACATGGAGTGGAGGAGAATGCATTGGTAACAACATTGGGAAAGTGGGATCCATTGGAGAGAGAAGCTTTCAGaaagaagacaccaaatttGTTCATTGAGGATAAAGAACGCCATTTTCAGAGATGGGATGATCACTATGCTCGTCTTCTCAAGCATGAATTTGTCCGTTTTAAG AACACAGTTATGTTGTGGTCCATGCATCCATGGGAGAGGGATGCCCGTTTAGTAAAAGAAGCAATAAAGAAGGGAAAAGCATCATATGGAGTGTTGGTTGAGAtagcatgcacaagatcttctGAAGAGTTATTGGGAGCTAGAAAGGCATACCATTCTCTCTTTGATcactccattgaagaggatgtTGCCTCTCACATTCATGGCATTGACCGCAAG CTCTTGGTAGCACTTGTAAGTGCTTATAGGTATGAAGGACCAAAGATTAAGAACGAGCATGCAAAATCAGAggcaaaaataatttatgatgtGATTAAGAATGCTCATAAGAAACCTATCAATGAAGATGATGAAGTCATAAGGATATTAGCAACAAGAAGCAAGCCTCATCTCAAAGCACTATACAACCACTACAAAGATATTTCTGGCAAGAACCTTGATGAG GATCTTGATGACATAAGGTTCAAAGAGGCTGTGCAATGTCTTTGTACCcctcaaatatatttttgtaag GTTTTGGATTCAGCATTGAAAATTGATGTTGATAAGAACACTAAAAAAGCACTTGGTCGTGTGATTGTTACTCGAGCTGACATTGATATTAAAGAGATAATGGCCGATTACAATAACCTTTATGGAGTTACTTTACCACACAAAATACAAGACATTGCTAAAGGGAATTATAAGGATTTCTTGCTAAACTTAATTGCAAGAGGAtctaattaa
- the LOC107462900 gene encoding annexin D3 yields MGSLKVPEVVPSPTEDSQRLRKAFQGLGTNEKAIILVLGHRNWRQIKEIRETYEKLYNESLIDRLHSELSGDFRNAVIMWTQDPAERDAKVAREAMKGRWKGIKELQVLVEISCASTPNHLMAVRQAYCSLFDCSLEEDIHASVSPPLQKILVGLVRSFRYDKVIANLEVGKAEASKLHEAIKKKKLDDDHILWILSTRNVFQLRQTFASYKNLYGNTLDQDIKNCGKGDLESLLNVVVCCIDCPEKHFAKVVRDSILGLGTDEDSLNRAIVTRAEIDLLKVRFEYAEIYKSSLDDDVIGDTSGDYRDFLMTLLGKGPNGV; encoded by the exons atgggttCGTTGAAAGTGCCAGAGGTTGTTCCTTCTCCAACTGAGGACAGTCAACGGCTCAGAAAAGCTTTCCAAG GATTGGGAACAAATGAGAAGGCGATAATCCTGGTTTTGGGGCACAGGAACTGGAGGCAAATAAAAGAAATCAGAGAAACTTATGAAAAACTTTACAATGAATCACTCATTGATCGTCTTCATTCTGAACTGTCGGGTGATTTTAGA AATGCTGTGATTATGTGGACTCAAGATCCTGCAGAAAGGGACGCAAAAGTGGCGAGAGAAGCGATGAAGGGGAGGTGGAAGGGGATTAAAGAATTACAAGTTTTGGTGGAAATAAGCTGCGCATCAACGCCTAACCATCTGATGGCTGTCAGGCAGGCTTACTGCTCTCTCTTTGATTGCTCGCTGGAGGAAGACATCCATGCCTCTGTTTCTCCACCGCTCCAAAAg ATTTTAGTGGGGCTAGTGAGGTCTTTTAGGTATGATAAAGTAATTGCAAATTTGGAAGTTGGCAAGGCAGAGGCATCAAAACTGCATGaagcaataaagaaaaagaaattggaTGATGATCACATCCTTTGGATACTTAGCACCAGGAATGTCTTCCAGCTCAGACAAACTTTTGCATCTTACAAGAACCTCTATGGGAATACATTGGATCAG gACATAAAGAATTGTGGTAAGGGTGATTTGGAATCTCTCTTAAATGTCGTAGTTTGTTGCATAGACTGCCCTGAGAAACATTTTGCCAAG GTTGTGAGAGATTCAATTCTTGGACTTGGAACCGATGAAGATTCTCTCAATAGAGCTATTGTAACTAGAGCTGAAATTGACTTATTGAAAGTCAGATTCGAATATGCAGAAATTTACAAATCTAGCCTTGATGATGACGTTATTGGTGATACCTCCGGTGACTACAGAGACTTCTTGATGACTTTGCTAGGGAAAGGTCCCAATGGAGTTTAA